The following are encoded together in the Lactuca sativa cultivar Salinas chromosome 1, Lsat_Salinas_v11, whole genome shotgun sequence genome:
- the LOC111910789 gene encoding putative disease resistance RPP13-like protein 1, with amino-acid sequence MGGIEKTTLAKVLYNEQKVKDCFEVREWVCVSKECDVFNISKAIFHAVSWKNKDFANLDLLHVALKEEVSKKRFLLVLDDVWNEAPASRSYRKLKELHRAKHLQTFLIMSVSEEIDGFDKVLVELLPELQFLRVLTTKCHRLDSNVGYFHNQNINTEA; translated from the exons ATGGGTGGAATAGAAAAAACCACTCTAGCGAAAGTTTTATACAACGAGCAGAAAGTGAAGGATTGTTTTGAAGTCAGGGAATGGGTTTGTGTTTCTAAAGAGTGTGATGTGTTTAACATTAGCAAGGCTATCTTCCACGCAGTATCGTGGAAAAACAAAGATTTTGCTAATCTAGACCTGCTTCATGTAGCCCTCAAAGAAGAAGTTTCAAAGAAGAGGTTCCTACTTGTTCTAGATGATGTCTGGAACGAAG CTCCAGCATCGAGATCATATAGGAAGCTCAAGGAATTACACAGAGCTAAACACTTGCAGACTTTCTTAATAATGTCAGTTAGTGAGGAAATTGATGGCTTTGACAAAGTTCTTGTGGAATTACTTCCTGAATTACAGTTCTTGAGGGTGCTAACTACTAAGTGTCATCGACTTGACTCCAATGTTGGTTATTTTCATAACCAAAACATAAACACGGAAGCATAA